A single genomic interval of Oenanthe melanoleuca isolate GR-GAL-2019-014 chromosome 13, OMel1.0, whole genome shotgun sequence harbors:
- the PURA gene encoding transcriptional activator protein Pur-alpha, translating to MRQRGGSGASGGAGQVPAPVPLGAGRAAGPGRSRCRCRPERVERRGRAGAGVGASAGVGAARSAARTRRRCAAGARSCSTRAGRSAARRCRRARRGGRRRGPLSAAFPRPLLAPADLARARPAGGRGGCCSSGGGGGGGRRRRRRRRRPGAAEEAAAAAEEAAAARGRPRRGEQRRARPERRRRRSGGGIMADRDSGSEQGGGGGGAAGAGGPGAGGGGPGGGGGGGGGPGGGLQHETQELASKRVDIQNKRFYLDVKQNAKGRFLKIAEVGAGGNKSRLTLSMSVAVEFRDYLGDFIEHYAQLGPSQPPELAQAADEPRRALKSEFLVRENRKYYMDLKENQRGRFLRVRQTVNRGPGLGSTQGQTIALPAQGLIEFRDALAKLIDDYGVEEEPAELPEGTSLTVDNKRFFFDVGSNKYGVFMRVSEVKPTYRNSITVPYKVWAKFGHTFCKYSDEMKKIQEKQRDKRAAAAAAPAVGAEPPPEAEAAAAGPPGALLQAEEPEED from the coding sequence ATGCGGCAGCGCGGTGGCAGCGGGgcgagcggcggggccgggcaggtgCCGGCGCCGGTGCCGCTCGGAGCGGGgcgagcggcggggccgggcaggagCCGGTGTCGGTGCCGCCCGGAGCGGGTtgagcggcggggccgggcaggagCCGGTGTCGGTGCCAGTGCTGGTGTCGGTGCCGCCCGGAGCGCGGCTCGGACGCGGCGCCGGTGCGCGGCGGGCGCGCGCAGCTGCAGTACCCGCGCTGGCCGCTCAGcggcgcggcgctgccgccgTGCTCGccggggcggccggcggcgggggccgCTCTCTGCCGCCTTCCCGCGCCCTCTCCTCGCTCCGGCAGATCTCGCGAGAGCGCGGCCGGCTGGTGGCCGCGGGGGCTGTtgcagcagcggcggcggcggcggcggcgggaggaggaggcggcggcggcggcggcggccgggggcggccgaggaggcggcggcggcggcggaggaggcggcggcggcgcgggggcggcCGCGCCGGGGCGAGCAGCGGCGGGCGAGGcccgagcggcggcggcggcggagcggcggcggcatCATGGCGGACAGAGACAGCGGCAGCGAgcagggcggcggcggcgggggcgcggcgggcgccggggggccgggcgcgggcggcggcggcccgggcggcggcggcggcggcggcgggggcccGGGCGGCGGGCTGCAGCACGAGACGCAGGAGCTGGCCTCCAAGCGGGTGGACATCCAGAACAAGCGCTTCTACCTGGACGTGAAGCAGAACGCCAAGGGCCGCTTCCTCAAGATCGCCGAGGTGGGCGCGGGCGGCAACAAGAGCCGCCTGACCCTGTCCATGTCCGTGGCCGTCGAGTTCCGCGACTACCTGGGCGACTTCATCGAGCACTACGCGCAGCTGGGGCCCAGCCAGCCCCCCGAGCTGGCGCAGGCGGCCGACGAGCCCCGGCGGGCGCTGAAGAGCGAGTTCCTGGTGCGGGAGAACCGCAAGTACTACATGGATCTGAAGGAGAACCAGCGCGGGCGCTTCCTGCGCGTCCGCCAGACCGTGAACCGcggcccggggctgggctccacGCAGGGCCAGACCATCGCGCTGCCCGCGCAGGGCCTCATCGAGTTCCGCGACGCCCTGGCCAAGCTCATCGACGACTACGGCGTGGAGGAGGAGCCGGCCGAGCTGCCCGAGGGCACCTCCTTGACTGTGGACAACAAGCGTTTCTTCTTCGACGTGGGTTCCAACAAGTACGGCGTGTTCATGCGGGTGAGCGAGGTGAAGCCCACCTACCGCAACTCCATCACCGTCCCCTACAAGGTCTGGGCCAAGTTCGGCCACACCTTCTGCAAGTACTCGGACGAGATGAAGAAGATCCAGGAGAAGCAGCGGGACAagcgcgccgccgccgccgccgcccccgccgtgGGCGCCGAGCCGCCCCCCGAGGCCGAggcggccgccgccgggccGCCCGGCGCGCTGCTGCAGGCCGAGGAGCCCGAGGAGGACTGA